One Aegilops tauschii subsp. strangulata cultivar AL8/78 chromosome 7, Aet v6.0, whole genome shotgun sequence genomic window carries:
- the LOC109743450 gene encoding LOW QUALITY PROTEIN: uncharacterized protein (The sequence of the model RefSeq protein was modified relative to this genomic sequence to represent the inferred CDS: deleted 1 base in 1 codon) encodes MASCRCIVWFLCLHTFFCCLPLAISDETKNDRQALLCFKSKLSGPSRALASWSNASSDHCSWHGITCSALPPRRVIALDLESEGIAGSISACAANLTALRRLQLSNNSFHGGIPSELGLLSRLADLNLSMNSLEGNIPPELSACSRLRILGLWNNSLHGGIPPSLGQCKRLQEINLGNKKLQGGIPYALGNLPELCMLVLARNGLTGNIPPSLGSSLSLTYVDIGTNGLRGVIPESLANSSSLQVLRLTRNNLTGELPETLFNTAPLVAICLKQNSLVGSIPPVTAINSQIKYLYLRSNYLSGKIPSSLGNLSSLLELRLTDNALVGSIQESLGHIQPLQILTLNINNLSGSVPPSLFNMSSLIFLAIANNSLVGQLPFNIGYTLPNIQGLILSTNNFSGSIPASLLKAYHLRKLYLYNNSFTGFIPSFSSLPNLKELDLSYNKLKAGDWGFISSLSNCSRLTMLMLDGNNLQGNLPSSIGNLSNSLQQFFLRNNKISGPIPPEIGNLEGLSWLYMDYNLFTGKIPPTIGNLYSMVYLSFAQNLLSGEIPDTIGNLVQLSSLKLDWNNFTGKIPGSIGRCTQLQNLNLAHNSLDGSIPRNIFKIYSLTGELDLSHNYFSGGMPEEVGNLINLNKLSISNNRLSGNIPSTLGQCVVLENLEMQSNFFVGSIPQSFVKLVSIKSMDISRNSLHGKISEFLATLSSLEKLNISFNNFYGEVPRGGIFDNADAVSIQGNDHLCTSVPTGGVSLCSPQVDDKKQKHNSLVLVLKIVMPIVVTIIILSCIAKIYWRKRVQGNTHLQIVNEHIKNISYEDIVRATNKFSSANLIGSGSFGTVYKGTLQFKKDQVAIKVFNLDIYGAQRSFIAECEALRNVRHRNLVKIITSCSSVDSTGGDFKALVFQYMPNGDLEMWLKNKTLGHGERNILTLSQRINISLDVAFALDYLHNHCAPPLIHCDLKPSNILLDNDMVAYVTDFGLARFLFTTSNEYQDSSASLACLKGSIGYIPPEYGMSEEISTKGDVYSFGVLLLQMITGCGPIDEKLNDGISLHEFVDEAFKKNMHEVVDPTMLQDDSNAADIMKNCVIPLLRIGLSCSMTSPKERPDMGQVSTEILRIKHMALQMGV; translated from the exons ATGGCCTCCTGTAGATGCATTGTCTGGTTTCTCTGTCTCCACACCTTCTTTTGCTGCCTGCCATTAGCCATCAGCGATGAAACCAAGAATGACAGACAAGCTCTCCTTTGCTTCAAGTCCAAGCTCTCAGGTCCAAGCAGAGCTCTGGCATCATGGAGCAACGCGTCCTCGGACCACTGCAGCTGGCACGGGATCACCTGCAGTGCGCTGCCTCCTCGCCGTGTCATTGCACTCGACCTCGAATCCGAGGGCATCGCTGGCTCCATATCCGCTTGTGCCGCCAACCTCACCGCTCTTAGAAGGCTCCAACTATCAAACAACAGCTTCCACGGCGGCATACCGTCCGAGCTCGGCCTCCTGAGCCGACTCGCCGACCTCAACCTCAGCATGAACAGTTTGGAAGGTAACATCCCACCTGAACTCTCTGCATGTTCCCGACTCCGAATCCTTGGTTTGTGGAACAACTCCCTCCACGGAGGGATCCCTCCTAGCCTTGGCCAATGCAAGCGTCTTCAGGAGATTAACCTTGGCAACAAAAAGCTCCAAGGGGGCATCCCTTATGCTCTTGGGAATCTTCCTGAGCTGTGCATGCTAGTTCTCGCTCGCAACGGGCTTACCGGCAACATACCGCCGTCTTTGGGCAGCAGCCTTTCTCTCACATACGTCGATATTGGGACGAATGGTCTGAGAGGGGTCATCCCAGAGTCcttagcaaacagttcatctctCCAAGTACTTAGGCTCACGAGAAATAATCTTACTGGGGAACTCCCAGAGACTCTCTTCAACACTGCACCACTTGTTGCCATCTGCCTC AAACAGAACAGCCTCGTCGGTTCCATACCTCCTGTAACGGCGATAAACTCCCAAATTAAATATCTCTATTTGAGGTCCAACTATCTTTCAGGAAAAATACCATCCTCACTGGGGAACCTTTCCTCCCTGCTTGAACTTCGTCTTACAGATAATGCTTTAGTTGGGAGCATACAAGAGAGCTTAGGTCATATTCAGCCACTACAGATATTGACCTTAAATATAAACAATTTATCTGGATCAGTTCCGCCATCTCTCTTCAACATGTCGTCCCTGATATTTCTTGCCATAGCAAACAACTCCCTCGTAGGACAACTACCCTTCAATATTGGCTACACGCTACCAAATATTCAGGGCTTAATTCTCTCAACAAACAACTTTAGTGGCTCAATCCCAGCTTCTCTTCTCAAAGCTTACCATCTACGCAAGCTTTACTTGTACAATAATAGCTTTACTGGATTCATACCATCCTTCAGTTCATTGCCAAATTTAAAGGAACTAGATTTGTCGTACAACAAGCTAAAAGCAGGCGATTGGGGCTTTATCTCTTCGCTCTCAAACTGCTCCAGATTGACTATGCTGATGTTGGATGGGAACAATCTCCAAGGGAATTTGCCAAGTTCCATTGGAAATCTTTCCAATAGTCTCCAGCAGTTTTTTCTAAGAAACAACAAAATTTCCGGGCCTATACCGCCAGAGATTGGCAATCTTGAGGGCCTCAGTTGGTTGTACATGGATTACAATCTTTTCACTGGCAAAATACCGCCAACAATTGGGAATTTGTATAGCATGGTCTATCTATCCTTTGCTCAAAATTTGCTCTCGGGCGAAATACCAGATACTATTGGCAACCTTGTTCAGCTGAGTTCTCTAAAACTGGATTGGAATAACTTTACTGGAAAGATACCTGGAAGCATAGGACGTTGTACTCAGCTCCAAAATCTCAACCTTGCTCACAATTCACTAGATGGCAGTATACCGAGGAACATCTTCAAAATTTATTCACTCACTGGAGAGTTGGATTTGTCACACAACTACTTCTCTGGGGGCATGCCGGAGGAAGTTGGCAATCTCATTAATCTGAACAAACTTAGCATCTCAAATAACAGGTTGTCTGGCAATATCCCATCCACTCTCGGACAGTGTGTAGTTTTGGAGAATCTTGAAATGCAAAGCAACTTCTTTGTAGGAAGCATTCCGCAGTCCTTTGTGAAGTTAGTTAGCATCAAATCCATGGATATTTCCCGTAACAGTTTGCACGGAAAAATCTCAGAATTCCTAGCAACTTTGAGTTCTCTGGAAAAACTCAATATATCCTTCAACAACTTTTATGGAGAGGTTCCAAGAGGTGGTATATTTGACAACGCGGATGCAGTATCAATCCAAGGAAATGATCATTTGTGTACAAGTGTTCCAACAGGAGGCGTGTCTCTTTGTTCTCCACAGGTGGACGACAAGAAACAGAAACACAACTCATTAGTTCTAGTCCTCAAGATAGTAATGCCAATTGTTGTCACTATAATAATTTTGTCCTGTATTGCGAAAATTTATTGGAGGAAGAGAGTGCAAGGAAATACACATCTGCAAATAGTCAACGAGCATATAAAGAATATATCATACGAAGACATTGTTAGGGCAACCAATAAGTTCTCCTCTGCAAACTTAATTGGCTCGGGATCATTTGGAACGGTTTATAAGGGCACTCTGCAGTTCAAGAAAGATCAAGTTGCTATCAAGGTATTCAATCTTGACATCTATGGAGCACAAAGGAGTTTCATTGCAGAGTGTGAAGCCCTACGAAATGTCCGCCATCGGAATCTTGTAAAGATCATCACATCATGCTCTTCTGTGGATTCTACCGGGGGAGATTTCAAGGCCCTAGTATTCCAATACATGCCGAATGGGGATCTGGAAATGTGGCTAAAAAATAAAACCCTTGGACATGGTGAAAGAAATATTCTGACTTTAAGCCAAAGGATTAATATTAGTTTGGATGTGGCATTTGCTTTGGACTATCTCCACAACCACTGTGCACCTCCGCTGATACATTGTGACTTGAAGCCAAGCAATATTCTGTTGGATAATGATATGGTTGCATATGTCACTGACTTTGGACTAGCAAGATTTCTGTTCACTACATCAAATGAATATCAAGATAGTTCAGCAAGTTTGGCCTGCCTAAAAGGATCCATCGGATACATCCCACCAG AGTATGGCATGAGCGAAGAGATATCAACCAAGGGTGATGTCTACAGTTTCGGAGTGCTTCTGTTACAAATGATAACAGGGTGTGGTCCAATTGATGAAAAACTCAATGATGGTATAAGCCTTCACGAATTTGTTGATGAAGCATTTAAAAAGAATATGCATGAGGTTGTCGATCCCACAATGCTCCAAGATGACAGCAATGCCGCTGACATAATGAAGAACTGTGTTATACCACTGCTTAGAATAGGCCTCTCTTGCTCTATGACATCACCCAAAGAGCGGCCGGATATGGGACAAGTTTCTACCGAGATCCTTAGAATCAAGCATATGGCCTTGCAAATGGGTGTATGA
- the LOC109743440 gene encoding LOW QUALITY PROTEIN: uncharacterized protein (The sequence of the model RefSeq protein was modified relative to this genomic sequence to represent the inferred CDS: inserted 2 bases in 1 codon) encodes MAFSAVLCPGFVWFLYLFTFLCSLPLAICNETENDRQALLCFKSRFSGPAGVLASWSNTSLEVCDWHGITCSTVSPHRVIELHLESEGISGPIAPCLANLTSLARLHLSNNSFNGGIPSELGLLSQLHDLNLSMNTLEGNIPPSLGSSRSLTYVDLGVNALTGVIPESLANSSSLQVLWLMSNRLSGKLPKALFNTSSLLDISLQKNNLVGSIPVVTATSPPIQYLDLRYNHISGKIPSSLGNLSSLIELRLTENNLVGRIPDSLGHISTLEILTLNVNNLSGTVPPSLFNMSSLTFLGVANNSLVGRLPSNIGYTLPRIQALVLSTNMFDGPIPASLPKAYNLRQLYLYNNSLTGLIPFFGSLPNLEELDLSYNKLEAGNWEFVSSLTNCTRLTMLMLVGNNLQGEMPSSIGNLSDSLEWLWLRENQISGPIPPEIGNLKSLSRLYMDYNLITGNIPPTIGNLHSLVHLSFAQNRLSGQIPDTIGNLVQLKSLKLDRNNISGRIPESIGRCTQLQILNLAHNSLDGNIPSEIFKISSLSEELDLSHNYLSGGVPVEVGNLINVNKISISDNRLSGNIPSTLGQCVVLEYLDISHNNLSGKIPQFLTSLSSLQNLNLSFNNFDGAVPTGGIFYNASGVSIEGNDDLCTSIPTGGIPLCSTLVEKKGKQNSSALVLRIAVPTVAVVILILSCLATIYWRKRMQENPHLQEFDEHMKKISYEDIVRSTNRFSPANLIGSGSFGVVYKGSLKLQKDQVAIKIFNLNNYGANRSFIAECEALRNVRHRNLVKIITSCSSVDSTGADFKALVFQYMPNGNLEMWLHPEDLEHGERHILTLRQRINIGLDVAFALDYLHNQCASPLIHCDLKPSNILLDLDMVAYVTDFGLSRFVFTASNAYKDSSTSLACLKGSIGYIPPEYGMSEEISTKGDVYSFGVLLLQMITGRSPTDGKFSDGASLHEFVRRAFPDNICEIVDPTMLQHDSNAPEVMKNCVIPMVKIGLSCSMTSPKERPDMGHVSAEILRIKHLASXTWMSDEAKDLQDCS; translated from the exons ATGGCATTTTCTGCTGTCTTGTGTCCAGGCTTTGTTTGGTTTCTATACCTCTTTACCTTCCTTTGCAGCCTACCACTAGCCATCTGCAATGAAACTGAAAATGATAGACAAGCTCTCCTCTGCTTCAAGTCCCGGTTCTCGGGTCCAGCAGGAGTTTTAGCTTCATGGAGCAACACGTCCCTGGAAGTTTGCGACTGGCATGGGATCACGTGCAGCACGGTGTCCCCTCATCGTGTGATTGAGCTGCACCTGGAGTCAGAAGGCATCTCAGGCCCCATAGCGCCTTGCCTTGCCAACCTGACCTCTCTTGCAAGGCTTCACCTGTCAAACAATAGCTTCAATGGGGGCATACCGTCGGAGCTTGGCCTCCTGAGCCAGCTCCATGACCTCAACCTCAGCATGAACACTTTGGAAGGTAACATACCACCGTCTTTGGGCAGCAGCCGTTCTCTTACATATGTCGATCTTGGGGTGAATGCTCTGACAGGGGTCATCCCGGAGTCCCTAGCAAATAGTTCGTCCCTCCAAGTACTTTGGCTCATGAGCAATAGGCTTAGTGGAAAACTACCAAAAGCTCTCTTCAACACATCATCTCTTCTTGACATTTCCCTCCAAAAGAACAACCTTGTTGGCTCTATACCTGTTGTTACTGCCACCTCCCCGCCTATTCAATACCTCGATTTAAGGTATAATCATATCTCAGGAAAAATACCTTCCTCGCTAGGGAACCTTTCCTCCCTCATCGAACTTCGTCTTACAGAAAATAATTTAGTAGGGCGTATACCAGACAGCTTAGGTCATATCTCAACACTGGAGATACTGACCTTAAATGTGAATAACTTGTCTGGGACAGTTCCACCATCTCTCTTCAATATGTCATCACTGACATTTCTTGGAGTAGCAAACAACTCGCTTGTTGGAAGGTTACCCTCCAATATTGGCTACACACTCCCGAGAATTCAGGCATTAGTCCTCTCAACAAACATGTTTGATGGCCCAATCCCAGCTTCTCTTCCCAAAGCTTACAACCTTCGTCAGCTTTACCTGTATAATAACAGCCTAACTGGGCTTATACCCTTCTTTGGGTCATTGCCAAATTTGGAGGAACTTGATTTGTCGTACAACAAGCTAGAAGCAGGAAACTGGGAATTTGTCTCTTCACTCACAAATTGTACCAGGTTGACTATGCTGATGTTAGTTGGGAACAATCTTCAAGGCGAAATGCCAAGTTCGATAGGCAATCTTTCTGATAGTCTCGAGTGGCTGTGGCTAAGGGAAAACCAAATTTCTGGGCCTATACCACCGGAGATTGGAAATCTTAAGAGCCTCAGCAGGTTGTACATGGATTACAATCTTATCACTGGAAATATACCACCAACAATTGGCAATTTGCACAGCTTGGTCCATCTATCCTTTGCACAAAACAGACTTTCAGGGCAAATCCCGGATACCATTGGTAATTTGGTTCAGCTAAAATCTCTGAAGTTGGATAGGAACAACATTAGCGGAAGAATACCTGAAAGTATAGGACGTTGTACTCAACTCCAAATACTCAACCTTGCTCACAACTCACTAGATGGGAATATACCAAGTGAAATCTTCAAAATTTCTTCGCTTTCTGAAGAGTTGGACTTGTCACACAATTACCTATCTGGGGGAGTACCAGTGGAAGTTGGCAATCTCATTAATGTGAATAAAATTAGCATATCAGATAACAGGTTGTCTGGCAACATCCCATCCACTCTTGGCCAGTGTGTGGTTCTAGAGTACTTGGATATTTCTCATAACAATTTGTCTGGAAAGATTCCACAGTTCCTCACATCCTTAAGTTCCCTGCAAAATCTCAACTTATCCTTCAACAATTTTGATGGGGCGGTTCCAACAGGTGGTATTTTTTACAATGCTAGTGGAGTGTCGATTGAAGGAAATGATGATTTGTGTACCAGCATTCCAACAGGAGGTATACCTCTTTGTTCCACACTAGTTGAAAAGAAAGGAAAACAAAATTCATCGGCTCTAGTCCTACGGATAGCAGTTCCAACAGTTGCTGTTGTTATATTAATTTTGTCATGTCTTGCAACAATATACTGGAGGAAGAGGATGCAAGAAAATCCACATTTGCAGGAATTTGATGAGCATATGAAGAAGATATCATATGAAGACATTGTAAGGTCAACAAATAGGTTTTCTCCAGCTAACCTAATTGGATCAGGATCATTTGGAGTGGTTTACAAGGGCAGTTTGAAGCTTCAGAAAGATCAAGTTGCCATCAAGATTTTCAACCTTAACAATTATGGAGCAAATAGGAGTTTTATTGCAGAGTGTGAAGCCCTGCGAAATGTCCGTCATCGAAATCTTGTAAAGATCATCACATCATGTTCTTCTGTGGATTCTACTGGGGCAGATTTCAAGGCCCTAGTGTTCCAATACATGCCGAATGGGAACCTAGAAATGTGGCTACATCCTGAAGACCTTGAACATGGTGAGAGACATATCCTGACTTTAAGACAAAGGATAAATATTGGCTTGGATGTAGCATTTGCTTTGGATTATCTTCATAACCAATGTGCATCTCCATTGATACATTGTGACCTAAAGCCAAGCAATATTCTTTTGGATCTTGACATGGTTGCGTATGTCACCGACTTTGGCCTGTCAAGGTTTGTATTCACCGCGTCAAATGCATACAAAGATAGTTCAACAAGTCTGGCCTGCCTAAAAGGATCCATCGGATACATCCCACCAG AGTATGGCATGAGCGAAGAGATATCAACCAAGGGTGATGTCTACAGTTTTGGGGTGCTTCTGTTACAAATGATAACAGGGCGAAGTCCAACTGACGGAAAGTTCAGCGATGGTGCAAGCCTTCACGAATTTGTTCGTAGAGCATTTCCAGATAATATATGTGAGATTGTTGATCCAACAATGCTACAACATGACAGCAACGCACCGGAAGTGATGAAGAACTGTGTCATTCCAATGGTTAAAATAGGCCTCTCCTGCTCCATGACATCGCCCAAAGAACGGCCGGACATGGGACATGTTTCTGCCGAGATCCTTAGAATCAAGCATCTGGCCTC CACATGGATGTCAGATGAAGCAAAGGATCTGCAGGATTGTAGCTAA
- the LOC109743441 gene encoding uncharacterized protein: protein MALVPRSSLRSLVLLVSHGKPRLSSFFSSAAATPAAPGADNLPAAPAVHPPAPTGRSCPKLPVEEEFALHPIPGGPRPHPRPRPRPCGAAKDASVTDNALLNAPEDPCTYPDPDRGSDGIFEDPRHPVPDPSGRGRSAVTDEPAQCTQEHPKYPVTDSSTDKGPAVEHPAYTTPGYGSCSTPEPMPDKPPCGTSEDVKQRDVDPPPPAREGVGHRVVDPPRGGRGRRAVPDEPEQCAQEHPKYPVPDSSSDKVFSSCSSAVPPLAPGSCTPAAPDVQPPVTPAPPNRSGHKLPDHEESVFNPLPDPPSGHRLSPVIEEPARCTLDNPKYPTPDHASCSPSEGVSADLLEDPLHRVPDPPRRP, encoded by the exons ATGGCGCTTGTTCCCCGGTCGTCCCTGCGCTCCCTGGTGCTGCTCGTGTCCCACGGGAAGCCACGGCTGAgctctttcttctcctccgccgccgccacaccGGCCGCCCCAGGAGCTGATAATCTTCCGGCTGCTCCGGCCGTCCACCCCCCAG CTCCGACAGGCCGTTCATGCCCCAAGCTCCCTGTGGAGGAAGAGTTTGCTCTTCACCCAATTCCTGGGGGTCCACGTCCACATCCACGACCACGTCCGCGCCCATGTGGAGCCGCTAAAGATGCAAGTGTAACCGACAATGCTTTGCTGAACGCCCCTGAAGATCCTTGTACATACCCGGATCCTGATCGTGGTTCTGATGGCATCTTTGAAGATCCCCGACACCCAGTTCCTGATCCATCAGGTAGGGGGCGTAGCGCCGTAACCGATGAGCCTGCTCAGTGCACCCAGGAGCACCCTAAGTACCCAGTAACCGATAGTTCAACTGACAAGGGCCCTGCTGTGGAACATCCTGCATACACAACTCCTGGTTATGGTTCATGTAGCACACCTGAGCCTATGCCTGATAAGCCTCCCTGCGGCACCTCCGAGGATGTGAAACAACGAGATGTTGATCCACCGCCTCCCGCGCGTGAAGGTGTTGGACACCGAGTTGTCGATCCACCACGCGGGGGCAGGGGGCGTCGCGCTGTGCCCGACGAGCCAGAGCAGTGCGCCCAGGAGCATCCCAAGTACCCAGTTCCTGACAGTTCAAGTGACAAGGTCTtctcctcctgctcctccgccgTTCCGCCGCTGGCTCCAGGAAGTTGCACCCCGGCTGCCCCCGACGTTCAGCCTCCAGTCACCCCAG CTCCGCCAAATCGTTCAGGCCACAAGCTCCCTGATCACGAAGAGTCTGTTTTCAACCCACTTCCTGATCCACCATCAGGTCACAGGCTTAGCCCTGTAATCGAAGAGCCTGCCCGGTGCACCCTGGACAACCCCAAATACCCAACTCCTGATCATGCTTCATGTAGCCCATCTGAAGGTGTATCTGCGGACTTGTTGGAAGATCCTCTGCATCGGGTGCCTGATCCACCACGTAGGCCCTAA